A window of the Agrococcus jejuensis genome harbors these coding sequences:
- a CDS encoding transglycosylase domain-containing protein: MPARTSAKHAPGSLLGSLLGLIGFSVVAGLLVSATVTPAVAVASSTANSGLDIFENLPEFAQIDEQSEVSTIYGTLDGNAVPIAEFYSQNREIITLSQAGQWAPLAAIAGEDRRFYDHGGVDAPSIARAALGQVTGGSGGASSLTMQLVRQQIVEVACQIVDPETDERYDPELCADQTTDSYGRKLQEMRFAIGLEQRYTKNEILAAYLNIANFGNATYGIQAAAQRYFGIDASQLSIAQAASIMTIVQNPSTLNLFSPDNYERNEVRRNYIIDAMLDVGYITQEQHDEAVATPVDEAYMNIQPAQNGCIASYYGSTGFFCDYVTELLQNPQADGSYILGGDREAATRTLALGGMSIFTSIDVGLNEEVQATLDEYVPNNETRLEYGGAVTMLEVSTGRVLAMAQNKDYDDTEAHDPLTETGINFNVGPEYGGGNGFQPGSGFKIFTLAAWIQAGYSVNTSLDTSRHERTVPTCVGPSRFDPQNNEGLNSSRSTVTDIFVNSLNTGTIEMGTRLDVCDVLETAESMGTTPAEGGSFLDQRYIDRGDIGASALIGGSTNVTPMGMAEAFQTIANGGVHCEPIAIDRIVARDGTELQPPAQDCEQAITPEVASVMQFVLQEVTNRNPLNNPPGSAPVISKTGTNDNVVQTWVNGASSTVATSVWVGNIRGQVGIFGLGGRAMWNVRSSVFTGVMASALERYPGGQFLQPDAETLQGNAVALPNVASMTPDEARATLEGAGFSVVVGSTVAGAQEAGRVEYTSPGAGSLVLPETSVTLLISDGSQYAPPDSAIPDLEGQSLGDARSSMTAAGFDPANLQITWAQAGNGQRCQVLDQNPDPGTNGPTSSPVSIVVGAQRDGQDPGC, encoded by the coding sequence ATGCCAGCCCGTACGTCTGCCAAGCACGCGCCGGGCTCCCTGCTCGGGAGCCTCCTCGGCCTGATCGGCTTCTCGGTCGTCGCCGGCCTCCTCGTGAGCGCCACCGTCACCCCCGCCGTCGCCGTCGCGTCCAGCACCGCGAACAGCGGGCTCGACATCTTCGAGAACCTGCCGGAGTTCGCGCAGATCGACGAGCAGTCGGAGGTCTCGACGATCTACGGCACGCTCGACGGCAACGCCGTGCCGATCGCGGAGTTCTACAGCCAGAACCGCGAGATCATCACCCTGTCGCAGGCCGGCCAGTGGGCACCGCTCGCCGCCATCGCCGGCGAGGACCGCCGCTTCTACGACCACGGCGGCGTCGACGCCCCGTCGATCGCGCGTGCGGCGCTCGGCCAGGTCACGGGCGGATCGGGTGGCGCGTCGAGCCTCACGATGCAGCTCGTGCGCCAGCAGATCGTCGAGGTGGCGTGCCAGATCGTCGACCCCGAGACCGACGAGCGCTACGACCCCGAGCTGTGCGCCGACCAGACGACCGACTCGTACGGTCGCAAGCTGCAGGAGATGCGGTTCGCGATCGGCCTCGAGCAGCGCTACACGAAGAACGAGATCCTCGCGGCGTACCTGAACATCGCGAACTTCGGCAACGCGACGTACGGCATCCAGGCCGCGGCGCAGCGCTACTTCGGCATCGATGCGAGCCAGCTCTCGATCGCGCAGGCCGCGTCGATCATGACGATCGTGCAGAACCCGTCGACGCTCAACCTCTTCTCGCCCGACAACTACGAGCGCAACGAGGTGCGTCGCAACTACATCATCGACGCGATGCTCGACGTGGGCTACATCACGCAGGAGCAGCACGACGAGGCCGTCGCGACGCCCGTCGACGAGGCGTACATGAACATCCAGCCCGCGCAGAACGGCTGCATCGCGTCGTACTACGGCTCCACGGGCTTCTTCTGCGACTACGTGACCGAGCTGCTGCAGAATCCGCAGGCAGACGGCTCGTACATCCTCGGCGGCGACCGCGAGGCCGCCACCCGCACCCTCGCCCTCGGCGGCATGTCGATCTTCACGTCGATCGACGTCGGCCTGAACGAGGAGGTGCAGGCCACGCTCGACGAGTACGTGCCGAACAACGAGACGCGCCTCGAGTACGGCGGCGCCGTGACGATGCTGGAGGTGTCGACCGGCAGGGTGCTGGCGATGGCCCAGAACAAGGACTACGACGACACCGAGGCGCACGATCCCCTCACCGAGACGGGCATCAACTTCAACGTCGGCCCCGAGTACGGCGGCGGCAACGGCTTCCAGCCGGGCTCCGGCTTCAAGATCTTCACGCTCGCGGCGTGGATCCAGGCCGGCTACTCGGTGAACACGTCGCTCGACACGTCGCGCCACGAGCGCACCGTGCCGACCTGCGTGGGTCCGTCGCGCTTCGACCCGCAGAACAACGAGGGCCTCAACTCGAGCCGCTCGACCGTGACCGACATCTTCGTGAACTCGCTCAACACGGGCACGATCGAGATGGGCACGCGCCTCGACGTGTGCGACGTGCTCGAGACGGCCGAGTCGATGGGCACGACGCCTGCCGAGGGCGGCTCGTTCCTCGACCAGCGGTACATCGACCGCGGCGACATCGGCGCCTCGGCCCTCATCGGTGGCTCGACGAACGTCACGCCCATGGGCATGGCGGAGGCCTTCCAGACGATCGCCAACGGCGGCGTGCACTGCGAGCCCATCGCGATCGACCGCATCGTCGCCCGCGACGGCACCGAGCTGCAGCCGCCGGCGCAGGACTGCGAGCAGGCCATCACGCCCGAGGTCGCCTCGGTCATGCAGTTCGTGCTGCAGGAGGTCACGAACCGCAACCCGCTGAACAACCCGCCGGGCTCGGCCCCCGTCATCTCGAAGACGGGCACGAACGACAACGTCGTGCAGACCTGGGTCAACGGCGCCTCCTCGACGGTCGCGACGAGCGTCTGGGTCGGCAACATCCGCGGCCAGGTCGGCATCTTCGGCCTCGGCGGCAGAGCGATGTGGAACGTCAGATCGTCGGTCTTCACGGGCGTCATGGCCTCGGCCCTCGAGCGCTACCCCGGTGGCCAGTTCCTGCAGCCCGACGCCGAGACGCTGCAGGGCAACGCCGTCGCGCTGCCCAACGTGGCCTCGATGACGCCCGACGAGGCGCGTGCGACGCTCGAGGGCGCCGGCTTCTCGGTGGTCGTCGGCTCGACGGTCGCGGGCGCGCAGGAGGCCGGCCGCGTCGAGTACACGTCGCCGGGCGCCGGCTCGCTCGTGCTGCCCGAGACGTCGGTGACGCTGCTGATCAGCGATGGCTCGCAGTACGCGCCACCGGACTCGGCGATCCCCGATCTCGAGGGGCAGTCGCTCGGCGATGCGAGATCGTCGATGACCGCCGCCGGGTTCGACCCCGCGAACCTGCAGATCACGTGGGCCCAGGCCGGCAACGGCCAACGTTGCCAGGTGCTCGACCAGAACCCCGATCCGGGCACGAACGGCCCAACGTCGTCGCCGGTGTCGATCGTCGTCGGCGCCCAGCGCGACGGGCAGGATCCTGGCTGCTGA
- a CDS encoding RidA family protein yields the protein MSVAARLTELGLSLPAVAAPVAAYVPAVVSGNLVFTSGQLPFVDGALPAAGKVGAEVSAEDAKGYAATCILNALAAVEAQIGSLDRVTRIVKVTGFVASASGFSGQPGVVNGASELLGEILGDAGVHARSAVGVAELPLNAPVEIELIAEFA from the coding sequence GTGAGCGTCGCCGCTCGCCTGACCGAGCTCGGGCTCTCGCTCCCCGCCGTCGCAGCCCCCGTCGCGGCCTACGTGCCCGCCGTCGTCTCCGGCAACCTCGTCTTCACGTCGGGCCAGCTGCCCTTCGTCGACGGCGCACTGCCCGCCGCAGGCAAGGTCGGCGCCGAGGTGTCGGCCGAGGATGCCAAGGGCTACGCGGCCACGTGCATCCTCAACGCCCTCGCGGCCGTCGAGGCGCAGATCGGCTCGCTCGACCGCGTGACGCGCATCGTGAAGGTCACGGGCTTCGTGGCGAGCGCCTCCGGATTCTCGGGCCAGCCGGGCGTCGTGAACGGCGCCTCGGAGCTGCTCGGCGAGATCCTGGGCGACGCGGGCGTGCACGCCCGCTCGGCCGTGGGCGTCGCGGAGCTGCCGCTGAACGCGCCGGTCGAGATCGAGCTCATCGCCGAGTTCGCCTAG
- the acs gene encoding acetate--CoA ligase, translated as MTDHLTHLADAEQRTFAPSDAFRAQAIADEGIYREADADRLGFWADRARDLHWHRDFTEVLDWQPPHARWFADGQLNVAYNCLDRHVEAGLGDRVALHWEGEPGDQRTITYAELTDEVKRLANVLRAHGVGDGDRVAIYLPMLPEAVAAMLACARIGAIHSVVFGGFSASNLRMRIDDAKATFVITADGTWRKGKVFPLKPVVDDALREPGHDVSGVLVVRRGENEVEWFEGRDRWYHEAMAEVEADHEAQGFDAEHPLFILYTSGSTGKPKGILHTSGGYLTQAAFTHRTVFDLHPETDVYWCTADVGWITGHSYVVYGPLANGATQVLYEGTMDTPGPERPWELIERYGVTIFYTAPTAIRTFMKLGRQHVQSSDLSSLRVLGTVGEPINPEAWMWYREVVGSNLTPIVDTWWQTETGAMMIAPLPGVTALKPGSAQVPLPGIAIDVVDDAGTPVTDGSGGLLVVTEPWPSMLRTIWGDDDRYRETYWEKFGDRYFAGDGARKDDDGDIWLLGRVDDVMNVSGHRLSTAEIESSLVAHESTAEAAVVGASDETTGQAVVAFVILKARFADAQSVEESEATLREHVGTDIGKIARPRQVFIVPDLPKTRSGKIMRRLLRDLAEGRDLGDTTTLADQGVVEAIRSQLR; from the coding sequence AGGCCATCGCCGACGAGGGGATCTACCGGGAGGCCGACGCCGACCGCCTCGGCTTCTGGGCGGACCGGGCCCGCGACCTGCACTGGCACCGCGACTTCACGGAGGTGCTCGACTGGCAGCCGCCCCACGCGCGGTGGTTCGCCGACGGGCAGCTGAACGTCGCCTACAACTGCCTCGACCGCCACGTCGAGGCGGGCCTCGGCGACCGCGTCGCCCTGCACTGGGAGGGCGAGCCCGGCGACCAGCGCACCATCACGTACGCCGAGCTCACCGACGAGGTCAAGCGCCTCGCGAACGTGCTGCGCGCCCACGGCGTGGGGGACGGCGATCGCGTCGCCATCTACCTGCCGATGCTGCCCGAGGCCGTCGCCGCCATGCTCGCGTGCGCGCGCATCGGCGCCATCCACTCCGTCGTGTTCGGCGGCTTCAGCGCATCCAACCTGCGCATGCGCATCGACGACGCGAAGGCGACGTTCGTGATCACGGCCGACGGCACGTGGCGCAAGGGCAAGGTCTTCCCGCTCAAGCCCGTCGTCGACGACGCGCTGCGCGAGCCCGGCCACGACGTGTCCGGCGTGCTCGTGGTGCGCCGCGGCGAGAACGAGGTGGAGTGGTTCGAGGGCCGCGACCGCTGGTACCACGAGGCGATGGCCGAGGTGGAGGCCGACCACGAGGCGCAGGGCTTCGACGCCGAGCACCCCCTCTTCATCCTCTACACGTCGGGGTCGACGGGGAAGCCGAAGGGCATCCTGCACACGTCGGGCGGCTACCTGACGCAGGCGGCGTTCACGCACCGCACGGTGTTCGACCTGCACCCCGAGACCGACGTGTACTGGTGCACGGCCGACGTCGGCTGGATCACGGGCCACTCCTACGTCGTCTACGGGCCGCTCGCGAACGGCGCGACGCAGGTGCTCTACGAGGGCACGATGGACACCCCCGGCCCCGAGCGCCCGTGGGAGCTGATCGAGCGCTACGGCGTCACGATCTTCTACACGGCGCCGACGGCCATCCGCACGTTCATGAAGCTCGGCCGTCAGCACGTGCAGTCGTCGGACCTGTCGAGCCTGCGCGTGCTCGGCACGGTGGGTGAGCCCATCAACCCCGAGGCGTGGATGTGGTACCGCGAGGTCGTGGGCTCGAACCTCACGCCGATCGTCGACACGTGGTGGCAGACCGAGACGGGCGCGATGATGATCGCTCCCCTGCCCGGCGTCACCGCGCTGAAGCCCGGCAGCGCGCAGGTGCCGCTGCCCGGCATCGCGATCGACGTCGTCGACGACGCCGGCACGCCCGTCACCGACGGCTCGGGCGGCCTGCTCGTCGTCACCGAGCCGTGGCCGTCGATGCTGCGCACGATCTGGGGCGACGACGACCGGTACCGCGAGACGTACTGGGAGAAGTTCGGCGACCGCTACTTCGCGGGCGATGGCGCGCGCAAGGACGACGACGGCGACATCTGGCTGCTCGGCCGCGTCGACGACGTCATGAACGTGTCCGGCCACCGCCTGTCGACGGCCGAGATCGAGTCGTCGCTCGTGGCGCACGAGTCGACGGCCGAGGCGGCCGTCGTCGGCGCATCCGACGAGACGACCGGGCAGGCGGTCGTGGCCTTCGTCATCCTCAAGGCGCGGTTCGCGGATGCGCAGAGCGTCGAGGAGTCGGAGGCGACGCTGCGCGAGCACGTCGGCACCGACATCGGCAAGATCGCGAGGCCCCGGCAGGTGTTCATCGTGCCCGACCTGCCGAAGACGCGCTCCGGCAAGATCATGCGCCGTCTGCTGCGCGACCTGGCAGAGGGCCGCGACCTCGGCGACACGACGACCCTGGCCGACCAGGGCGTCGTGGAGGCGATCCGCTCGCAGCTCCGCTGA